From one Plantibacter flavus genomic stretch:
- the glgB gene encoding 1,4-alpha-glucan branching protein GlgB, translating to MPVDATPAPRELPLPSVEDWILDAVAEGRYHDPHEILGQHLIDLGGVSDPLVVVRARRPLAEQVTAVLANGARVELAHVRAGIWQGFHVDGIIDYTLDARYSDGSIWNADDPYRFAPSIGELDLHLIGEGRHERLWDALGAHVTELRGVTESVAGTAFAVWAPHARAVRVIGDLNSWDGTAHAMRNMGATGVWELFIPTIGAGELYRFEILTQHGDWVRRSDPMARFTERSPATASVTGVSDYRWTDEAWLDRRAASDPHNGPMSVYELHVGSWRPGLGYRDLADQLIEYIAELGYTHVEFMPLAEHPFGGSWGYQVTGYYAPTSRFGSSDDLKYLIDRLHGAGIGVLMDWVPGHFPKDEWALANFDGQPLYEHPDPRRGEQPDWGTLVFDFGQPQVKNFLVANALYWLEEFHVDGLRVDAVASMLYLDYSRKDGEWLPNVHGGRENLEAISLLQEANATAYRRNPGIVMIAEESTSWPGVTAPTSAGGLGFGLKWNMGWMHDSLQYIEHDPLYRSHHHGEITFSMVYAFSESFLLPISHDEVVHGKGSLLAKMPGDHWQQLANMRAYLAFMWAHPGKQLLFMGQEFGQPSEWSEERGLDWWILDQPSHRALLGLVSRLNAVYTEHPALWALDHDAAGFEWLDAGDAQNSVLSFLRWDDDGNVIAALVNFSGAPVGPYRVGLPRAGRWEELLNTDAVEYGGSGVGNYGSIEASASPWAGRPASAELTLPPLGMIWLKHVG from the coding sequence ATGCCGGTCGACGCCACACCGGCGCCGCGGGAGCTCCCGCTCCCCTCCGTCGAGGACTGGATCCTCGACGCCGTCGCGGAGGGCCGCTACCACGACCCACACGAGATCCTGGGGCAGCACCTGATCGACCTGGGCGGGGTGAGCGACCCCCTCGTGGTCGTCCGCGCCAGACGCCCGCTGGCCGAGCAGGTGACGGCGGTGCTCGCCAACGGTGCGCGCGTCGAGCTCGCGCACGTCCGCGCCGGCATCTGGCAGGGCTTCCACGTCGACGGCATCATCGACTACACGCTCGACGCCCGCTACAGCGACGGATCGATCTGGAACGCCGACGACCCGTACCGGTTCGCGCCGTCGATCGGCGAACTCGACCTGCACCTCATCGGCGAGGGTCGCCACGAACGACTCTGGGACGCCCTCGGCGCACACGTCACCGAGCTGCGTGGGGTCACCGAGTCGGTCGCCGGCACCGCGTTCGCCGTCTGGGCACCTCACGCACGTGCGGTCCGGGTCATCGGCGACCTCAACTCCTGGGACGGCACGGCGCACGCCATGCGCAATATGGGTGCGACGGGTGTCTGGGAGCTGTTCATCCCCACCATCGGCGCCGGCGAGCTGTACCGCTTCGAGATCCTGACCCAGCACGGCGACTGGGTCCGTCGGTCCGACCCGATGGCCCGGTTCACCGAGCGCTCCCCCGCCACCGCATCCGTGACCGGTGTCAGCGACTACCGCTGGACCGACGAGGCGTGGCTCGATCGGCGAGCCGCGAGTGATCCGCACAACGGACCCATGAGCGTCTACGAGCTCCACGTCGGCTCGTGGCGTCCCGGGCTCGGCTACCGGGACCTCGCGGACCAGCTCATCGAGTACATCGCGGAGCTCGGCTACACGCACGTCGAGTTCATGCCGCTCGCCGAGCACCCCTTCGGCGGCTCCTGGGGCTACCAGGTCACCGGCTACTACGCGCCGACGAGCCGCTTCGGTTCGAGCGACGACCTGAAGTACCTGATCGACCGTCTCCACGGCGCGGGGATCGGCGTCCTCATGGACTGGGTGCCCGGCCACTTCCCCAAGGACGAGTGGGCCCTCGCGAACTTCGACGGTCAGCCCCTCTACGAGCACCCCGACCCGCGACGTGGCGAACAGCCGGACTGGGGCACCCTCGTCTTCGACTTCGGGCAGCCCCAGGTCAAGAACTTCCTGGTGGCCAACGCCCTCTACTGGCTCGAGGAGTTCCACGTCGACGGCCTGCGCGTCGACGCCGTCGCCTCGATGCTGTACCTCGACTACTCGCGGAAGGACGGCGAGTGGCTGCCGAACGTCCACGGCGGGCGCGAGAATCTCGAAGCGATCAGTCTCCTCCAGGAGGCGAACGCGACGGCCTACCGGCGGAACCCCGGGATCGTCATGATCGCCGAGGAGTCGACGAGTTGGCCCGGCGTCACCGCGCCGACGAGCGCGGGCGGTCTCGGGTTCGGCCTGAAGTGGAACATGGGCTGGATGCACGACTCGCTCCAGTACATCGAGCACGACCCGCTCTACCGGTCACATCACCACGGCGAGATCACCTTCTCGATGGTCTATGCCTTCAGCGAGAGCTTCCTCCTGCCGATCAGCCACGACGAGGTCGTCCACGGCAAGGGCTCCCTCCTCGCGAAGATGCCCGGTGACCACTGGCAGCAACTCGCGAACATGCGCGCCTACCTCGCCTTCATGTGGGCCCACCCCGGCAAGCAGTTGCTCTTCATGGGCCAGGAGTTCGGTCAGCCCTCCGAATGGTCTGAGGAACGCGGTCTCGACTGGTGGATCCTGGACCAGCCGAGCCACCGGGCGCTGCTCGGCCTCGTGTCACGACTCAACGCCGTGTACACGGAGCACCCGGCGCTCTGGGCCCTGGACCACGACGCCGCCGGCTTCGAATGGCTCGACGCCGGGGACGCGCAGAACAGCGTGCTCTCCTTCCTGCGCTGGGACGACGACGGCAACGTGATCGCCGCACTGGTCAACTTCTCCGGCGCCCCCGTCGGCCCGTACCGGGTCGGCCTGCCTCGCGCCGGTCGGTGGGAGGAACTCCTCAACACCGACGCCGTGGAGTACGGCGGATCCGGCGTGGGCAACTACGGATCGATCGAGGCGTCGGCGTCACCGTGGGCAGGACGCCCGGCTTCCGCCGAGCTCACGCTCCCCCCGCTCGGCATGATCTGGCTCAAGCACGTCGGCTGA
- a CDS encoding tetratricopeptide repeat protein: MSAAEPSAAHLRGAVDLSGLARRHQTPPAGASTQAGAPAEAPGATTGQTVQVPSLVFDATDDGFGQVVELSSVVPVVIDLWAEWCGPCKQLSPVLERLAAEYAGRFVLAKVDVDANPQLSQAFQAQSIPMVVAVVGGRPVPMFNGAIPESQVRDVIEQLLQLAEQNGVSGRAVVAEGDAAAPAEPVEEPLPPLHAEAYEAIERADYPTAIAAYEKAIAQNPKDDMAVAGLAQVRLLHRLTGKTLDEIRARAAAAPDDLDAQLAVADLDLSGGHLEDAFDRLLTLFPDLDQSGKDTVRTRLLELFQVAGVTDPRVMKARARLTGLLY; this comes from the coding sequence GTGAGTGCCGCGGAGCCGAGCGCAGCACACCTGCGCGGCGCCGTCGACCTCTCCGGCCTCGCTCGTCGCCACCAGACGCCGCCCGCGGGCGCGTCGACGCAGGCGGGCGCACCGGCAGAGGCGCCCGGCGCGACGACCGGCCAGACCGTCCAGGTCCCGTCCCTGGTCTTCGACGCGACGGACGACGGGTTCGGTCAGGTCGTCGAGCTGTCCTCCGTCGTCCCCGTCGTCATCGACCTCTGGGCCGAGTGGTGCGGACCGTGCAAGCAGCTCTCCCCGGTGCTCGAGCGGCTCGCCGCCGAATACGCCGGCCGCTTCGTGCTCGCCAAGGTCGACGTCGACGCGAACCCGCAGCTCTCCCAGGCGTTCCAGGCGCAGTCGATCCCGATGGTCGTCGCCGTCGTCGGCGGACGCCCGGTGCCGATGTTCAACGGCGCCATCCCGGAGTCGCAGGTGCGCGATGTGATCGAGCAGTTGCTGCAGCTGGCCGAACAGAACGGGGTCTCCGGTCGGGCCGTCGTCGCCGAAGGGGACGCCGCAGCTCCAGCCGAACCCGTGGAGGAGCCGCTGCCGCCCCTCCACGCCGAGGCGTACGAGGCCATCGAGCGTGCCGACTACCCGACGGCCATCGCCGCGTACGAGAAGGCCATCGCGCAGAATCCGAAGGACGACATGGCCGTGGCCGGCCTCGCTCAGGTCCGTCTGCTGCACCGCCTCACGGGGAAGACCCTCGATGAGATCCGCGCACGCGCCGCTGCTGCTCCCGACGACCTCGACGCCCAGCTGGCCGTCGCCGACCTCGACCTCTCCGGAGGACACCTCGAGGACGCCTTCGACCGTCTGCTGACGCTGTTCCCCGACCTCGACCAGTCGGGTAAGGACACCGTCCGGACGCGCCTGCTCGAGCTCTTCCAGGTCGCCGGCGTCACCGATCCGCGCGTCATGAAGGCCAGGGCCCGGTTGACCGGCCTCCTCTACTGA